One window of Paenibacillus sp. FSL K6-3182 genomic DNA carries:
- a CDS encoding alpha/beta fold hydrolase: MITLDSESVKLKRQTSGTIIWLCGWSMPDTVFDRIREFLPDFHHVSVDYSDADSPEKMLLLTEMAVDEAMACHSPLLIGGWSLGGLLALRLATKGFADGLVLFGATARFTRTKGESSVGFADIYVRKMITGLKQDRQGVESRFRELMFSDAEGEAELRKRLPSIGSWTTPALIAGLQILRSEDCLSQLKSISCPVIIVHGTDDRICPYGAAAELMTQLPKAKLFTMPSCGHASFLGREDQIANELRRWWHEQ, encoded by the coding sequence ATGATTACATTGGATAGCGAATCAGTGAAACTTAAGAGACAAACAAGCGGCACTATTATATGGTTATGCGGATGGAGTATGCCAGATACGGTTTTCGATCGGATACGTGAGTTTCTTCCGGATTTTCATCATGTTTCTGTTGATTACAGTGATGCCGATTCTCCAGAGAAAATGCTGCTCCTGACTGAGATGGCAGTAGACGAGGCGATGGCTTGCCATAGCCCGTTGTTAATCGGAGGTTGGTCTCTTGGCGGTTTACTTGCACTGAGACTCGCGACCAAAGGATTCGCTGATGGTCTTGTGTTGTTCGGAGCAACTGCTCGATTTACTCGAACAAAAGGTGAGTCTAGTGTTGGCTTTGCAGATATATATGTTAGGAAGATGATTACAGGGCTCAAACAGGACCGACAAGGGGTTGAATCAAGATTCCGAGAACTTATGTTTTCGGATGCAGAAGGGGAAGCCGAATTACGCAAAAGACTTCCCTCGATTGGCAGCTGGACAACCCCAGCGTTAATCGCAGGACTTCAAATTTTGCGAAGCGAGGATTGTTTGTCTCAACTGAAGAGCATCTCTTGCCCGGTAATTATTGTGCACGGGACTGATGATCGTATTTGTCCTTACGGCGCTGCAGCGGAGCTTATGACCCAGTTGCCAAAAGCAAAGTTATTCACGATGCCATCCTGCGGGCATGCCTCTTTCCTAGGAAGGGAAGACCAAATAGCTAATGAGCTGAGGAGATGGTGGCATGAGCAGTAG
- the bioC gene encoding malonyl-ACP O-methyltransferase BioC, with product MSSRINDIRRQFNRSANSYDAHAHVQRMMSDQLAKTFIEWKNKRNIAIPNILEIGCGTGTLTEILVNEWPSASITALDIAPAMIKLAEQRVLSNEAKRDGIIKNTLDRISFIQADVEVWAEDAQESSYDLIVSNACFQWLSNPRQTLGHLRRMLRPGGLLIFTTFGPATFCEMHYAFNEVYRASAVEPQRHGLWFLSTNEWSSLLKQSGFYSIQSESFIQMEEYASARDFLHSVKAMGASTLEANTMPGLNSRRLFANMYKEYEGKFSIEGGVAASYELLLIQALANE from the coding sequence ATGAGCAGTAGGATAAATGATATCCGACGTCAATTTAACCGTAGTGCAAATTCGTATGACGCTCATGCTCATGTTCAGCGCATGATGTCAGATCAACTTGCGAAAACATTCATAGAGTGGAAGAACAAGCGCAACATAGCCATTCCCAACATTCTTGAGATTGGCTGCGGCACGGGGACATTGACTGAGATTCTAGTTAATGAATGGCCGAGTGCAAGTATCACAGCACTCGATATAGCTCCCGCTATGATCAAGCTGGCTGAACAACGTGTCTTATCAAATGAAGCGAAACGTGATGGCATCATAAAAAATACTTTAGATCGTATAAGCTTTATTCAAGCGGATGTTGAAGTATGGGCAGAAGACGCTCAGGAATCCTCTTATGATCTCATCGTCTCCAACGCCTGTTTTCAATGGCTGAGCAATCCAAGGCAAACACTAGGTCATCTTCGGCGTATGCTTCGTCCTGGAGGCTTGCTCATATTCACGACATTCGGACCAGCTACATTTTGCGAGATGCATTATGCTTTTAACGAAGTTTATCGAGCGAGTGCAGTCGAGCCGCAGAGGCACGGACTTTGGTTTCTATCAACAAATGAATGGAGCAGCTTGCTCAAGCAATCTGGTTTTTATAGTATTCAATCTGAAAGCTTCATTCAGATGGAAGAGTATGCTTCAGCAAGAGACTTTCTTCACTCGGTAAAAGCGATGGGAGCTAGCACTTTAGAGGCTAATACGATGCCTGGTCTCAATTCGCGACGACTGTTTGCCAACATGTATAAGGAATACGAGGGGAAGTTCAGTATAGAGGGAGGCGTTGCTGCCAGTTATGAACTTCTATTGATTCAAGCATTGGCAAATGAGTAA
- the bioB gene encoding biotin synthase BioB — MKTIKVETEWQLLARKTLQGECLTLEEGLAVLEADDDELLLLMQAAFTIRKHFYGKKVKLNMIINAKSGLCPEDCGYCSQSLVSTAPVKKYSLLDKDTLLTGAREAMARKAGTYCIVASGKGPTNRELDQVVAAVKEIRQSMPLKICACLGILGDDQARRLAEAGVHRYNHNLNTSKANYPSITTTHTYDQRVETVEKVKTYGMSPCSGVIIGMGETNQEIVEMAYALRELDADSIPINFLNAIPGTPLEHAGRTPSMKALKVLALFRFICPSKEIRVAGGREVNLRTLQPLSLFAANSLFVGDYLTTAGQDISADHQIIEDLGFEIELNAL, encoded by the coding sequence ATGAAAACAATTAAAGTAGAGACGGAGTGGCAATTGCTTGCCCGAAAAACATTGCAAGGAGAATGTTTAACGTTAGAAGAGGGGCTCGCAGTGCTTGAAGCCGACGATGATGAGCTGCTGCTGCTCATGCAAGCAGCGTTTACGATTAGAAAACATTTTTACGGTAAAAAAGTGAAGCTGAATATGATCATCAACGCCAAAAGCGGCCTTTGCCCCGAGGATTGCGGCTATTGCTCGCAATCGCTTGTTTCGACGGCCCCAGTTAAAAAATACTCTCTGCTTGATAAAGACACATTGCTTACAGGCGCACGTGAAGCGATGGCGCGTAAAGCCGGAACCTATTGTATTGTTGCGTCCGGGAAAGGCCCAACAAACAGGGAGCTAGACCAAGTGGTGGCTGCAGTAAAAGAAATTCGTCAATCGATGCCTCTAAAGATTTGCGCATGTTTGGGTATTCTTGGGGATGATCAAGCTAGGCGACTTGCTGAAGCAGGCGTACATCGATACAACCACAACTTGAACACCAGTAAAGCCAACTACCCTTCCATCACGACGACCCATACTTATGATCAACGCGTTGAAACGGTGGAAAAAGTAAAGACATACGGCATGTCCCCTTGCTCTGGCGTCATCATCGGCATGGGAGAGACAAACCAGGAAATTGTCGAAATGGCTTATGCGCTGCGCGAACTAGATGCGGATTCAATTCCGATCAATTTTCTGAATGCAATACCGGGAACACCACTAGAACACGCAGGTCGCACGCCATCGATGAAAGCGTTGAAGGTACTAGCACTGTTTCGTTTCATTTGTCCTTCTAAAGAAATCCGTGTGGCAGGTGGCCGAGAGGTCAACCTTCGTACGCTGCAGCCTTTATCTCTTTTCGCCGCGAATTCACTTTTTGTGGGGGATTATTTAACGACAGCAGGCCAAGACATATCAGCTGATCATCAAATTATTGAGGATTTGGGCTTTGAGATTGAATTAAATGCCCTTTAA
- the bioF gene encoding 8-amino-7-oxononanoate synthase gives MKWMEEELELLADASRERSLRITSSVFGSPGYTMRGERTLLNLSSNDYLGLAQHPAILEVMRETLLTEGAGSSSSRHVTGNRLPYGCLEEELADWQNCEASLVFANGYMANSGVISALVGRGDVVFSDQLNHASIVDGIVLSHAEHARYRHNDMEHLRTLLNKYRDKRRKLIVTDAIFSMDGDMAPLRELVALKQEYGAMLMVDEAHSGGIYGGRGEGLCHELGLQNDIDIHMGTFSKSFGIYGAYICGSRLLIQWQVNKARPLLYSTALPPSIVAGISKALVLVKEEHWRRERLYAASTLFRSFLSDAGFNIGSGKSQIVPLIVGSNDMALRFSEALEEEGITAVAIRPPTVPDGTARIRFSLSAVHTDKELLNAAARIHSIGLRLGVLSP, from the coding sequence ATGAAATGGATGGAAGAAGAACTAGAATTATTGGCTGATGCTTCGAGGGAGCGTTCTTTGCGTATAACTAGCTCTGTATTCGGATCACCTGGTTATACGATGCGCGGAGAACGAACATTGCTCAATTTGTCCTCTAATGACTATCTTGGACTCGCCCAGCATCCTGCCATACTTGAAGTGATGCGTGAGACCTTGCTCACTGAAGGAGCTGGTTCAAGTTCTTCACGCCATGTGACGGGCAACCGATTACCTTATGGTTGTCTAGAAGAAGAACTAGCGGATTGGCAAAACTGTGAAGCATCGTTAGTTTTTGCAAATGGTTATATGGCTAATTCTGGAGTTATTAGTGCACTTGTAGGGCGAGGAGATGTTGTTTTTAGCGATCAGTTGAACCACGCGAGTATAGTGGATGGCATTGTACTCAGCCATGCGGAGCACGCCCGGTATCGCCATAACGACATGGAACATTTACGAACGCTATTAAATAAGTATCGTGATAAACGGCGTAAGCTGATCGTTACAGACGCTATTTTCTCTATGGATGGCGACATGGCACCATTGCGTGAACTTGTTGCGCTCAAACAGGAGTACGGAGCGATGCTTATGGTGGATGAGGCACATAGTGGGGGGATCTACGGAGGGCGAGGCGAAGGATTGTGCCATGAACTCGGATTGCAGAATGACATTGATATTCATATGGGAACATTCAGTAAATCGTTCGGTATTTATGGCGCTTATATTTGTGGCAGCCGCTTGCTAATACAATGGCAGGTAAATAAGGCTAGACCACTCCTATATTCAACAGCGCTGCCTCCTTCAATCGTTGCTGGTATTTCAAAGGCGTTAGTTTTGGTAAAAGAGGAACACTGGCGTCGAGAAAGGCTTTATGCAGCAAGCACATTATTTCGTTCCTTCCTTAGTGATGCGGGATTTAACATCGGTTCCGGAAAATCCCAAATTGTACCCTTAATCGTAGGCTCTAACGATATGGCTTTACGCTTCAGCGAAGCTCTTGAAGAAGAGGGAATCACAGCGGTTGCCATCCGTCCACCTACTGTACCTGATGGAACAGCGCGTATTCGCTTTTCCTTGTCAGCAGTTCATACAGATAAGGAATTGTTAAATGCAGCCGCACGCATTCATTCAATCGGACTTCGACTAGGAGTGCTAAGTCCATGA
- the mglC gene encoding galactose/methyl galactoside ABC transporter permease MglC, with protein sequence MNTQLLFKVKDYLMQRAIFVVLILIVIGIAVADPNFLAFSTLRDILQQSSTKLIIAIGAAFILITGGTDLSSGRVVGLTAVISASMLQIDTYANRFYPDLPQLWVIAPILIGIAVGLLVGLINGFIVAKLHVPPFIATLGTMVGIYGINSLYFDMKPNQSQPIGGLRDDFKVWGSGYIDLGGGYTIPYIVLIALAVALICWVVFNKTRLGKNMYAIGGNVHAAHVSGINVARNLIYIYAISGALYGLAGVLEAARTGGATNNYGNMYELDAIAACVVGGVSTAGGVGKIQGVAAGVLIFGVINYGLTYIGVSPYYQLIIKGLIIVAAVAFDIRKYMAKK encoded by the coding sequence ATGAACACGCAATTACTGTTTAAAGTGAAAGACTATTTAATGCAAAGAGCGATTTTCGTGGTGTTGATTTTGATTGTAATTGGCATCGCGGTGGCAGATCCTAACTTTCTAGCCTTTTCTACGCTTAGAGATATATTGCAGCAGTCTTCGACTAAGCTAATTATTGCAATTGGTGCGGCATTTATTCTTATTACAGGCGGTACAGATTTGTCATCTGGACGAGTTGTTGGACTAACGGCAGTTATTTCGGCATCGATGCTGCAAATAGATACGTATGCCAACCGATTTTACCCGGACTTGCCGCAGCTTTGGGTAATAGCTCCGATTTTAATAGGCATTGCAGTTGGTTTGCTTGTTGGATTAATAAACGGTTTTATCGTAGCAAAGCTTCATGTTCCACCCTTTATTGCTACGCTAGGAACAATGGTAGGAATCTACGGTATCAATAGCCTTTACTTCGATATGAAGCCGAATCAATCGCAGCCGATTGGCGGTCTTCGAGATGATTTTAAAGTGTGGGGTTCGGGATATATCGATCTTGGAGGCGGCTATACGATCCCGTATATTGTGCTTATTGCGCTCGCTGTAGCACTTATCTGTTGGGTCGTATTTAATAAGACTCGTCTGGGAAAAAACATGTATGCAATTGGAGGAAACGTCCATGCGGCACATGTTTCCGGCATTAATGTCGCTCGAAATCTTATTTATATTTATGCCATTTCGGGAGCGTTGTATGGTCTTGCTGGTGTGCTTGAAGCAGCCCGAACGGGAGGAGCTACGAATAACTACGGAAACATGTATGAATTAGATGCCATTGCGGCATGCGTAGTTGGCGGGGTGTCAACTGCTGGCGGGGTGGGCAAAATCCAAGGCGTAGCAGCAGGCGTATTAATCTTTGGCGTTATTAACTACGGATTAACGTATATCGGTGTTAGTCCCTATTATCAATTAATTATTAAGGGACTCATTATAGTTGCAGCCGTAGCTTTTGATATTCGAAAATATATGGCAAAAAAATAG
- a CDS encoding sugar ABC transporter ATP-binding protein, protein MEQHYVLEMRGISKGFPGVQALSNATIKVKPGTVHALMGENGAGKSTLMKCLFGIYRPDEGEIFINGHKTTIHNSKEALKNGISMIHQELHPVPHRNVMENIWLGRFPELGFGPVKFIHEKKMYEDTLHLFKDLEVDIDPRVRTGTLSVSKIQTLEIAKAVSFHSKLIVMDEPTSSLTGNEVEQLFNIINSLRKRGVSIIYISHKMEEILRISDEVTIMRDGHYVGTWPSSELTTDLIITRMVGRDLKERFPARKNMPGGTMMKVEGLSSPNPKSFQDISFELRKGEILGLGGLVGAQRTELIEALFGLRSVVSGKISINGKPVNLKTPSEAKKNKIALLTEERRVTGIFPVLSVYENTIIANLSRYQNKFGLLNERKGRVDAADNVEKFGTKTPSVHQQIRYLSGGNQQKVLLARWLLTEPDILLLDEPTRGIDVGAKFEIYTIITELAKQGKSIIMISSEMPELLGMSDRIMVMSEGKLTGIVEGKSVTEQEIMRLAAQQRSVVSGGKRNEHAITV, encoded by the coding sequence ATGGAGCAGCATTATGTTCTGGAAATGCGAGGAATTTCGAAGGGCTTTCCAGGGGTACAAGCGCTCAGCAACGCAACAATAAAGGTGAAACCAGGAACTGTACATGCCCTTATGGGTGAAAACGGGGCTGGGAAATCAACGCTAATGAAGTGCTTGTTCGGCATATATAGACCCGATGAAGGTGAGATTTTTATAAATGGTCATAAAACAACGATTCATAACTCTAAAGAGGCACTGAAAAATGGAATTTCCATGATTCATCAAGAGCTTCATCCGGTACCGCATCGTAATGTAATGGAAAATATTTGGCTTGGTCGGTTTCCGGAATTAGGTTTTGGTCCGGTTAAGTTTATTCATGAAAAGAAAATGTACGAGGACACATTGCATTTATTCAAAGATCTTGAGGTGGATATAGATCCTCGAGTGCGCACGGGGACGCTGTCTGTTTCAAAAATTCAAACGCTGGAAATTGCGAAAGCGGTTTCTTTTCATTCAAAGCTTATTGTAATGGATGAGCCAACTTCCTCTTTGACTGGCAATGAAGTTGAACAGCTATTCAACATTATCAATAGTTTGCGAAAGCGCGGCGTATCTATTATTTATATCTCTCACAAAATGGAAGAAATCTTGCGCATCTCTGATGAAGTGACGATCATGCGAGATGGTCATTATGTTGGAACTTGGCCTTCAAGTGAACTAACGACAGACCTCATTATTACGAGAATGGTCGGTCGTGATTTGAAAGAACGCTTTCCTGCACGAAAGAATATGCCTGGCGGCACAATGATGAAGGTAGAAGGTCTATCGTCGCCAAATCCCAAGTCGTTTCAGGATATTAGCTTTGAGCTGAGGAAAGGGGAAATTCTCGGCCTAGGCGGCTTGGTTGGCGCTCAACGAACAGAGCTTATTGAAGCCTTGTTTGGGCTTCGGAGCGTTGTTTCCGGCAAAATCTCCATAAACGGGAAGCCAGTGAATTTAAAAACACCATCTGAAGCGAAAAAGAATAAGATTGCACTTCTAACCGAAGAAAGGCGAGTAACAGGAATTTTTCCAGTGTTATCGGTTTATGAGAACACGATTATCGCGAATTTGTCTCGTTACCAGAATAAATTTGGGCTGTTGAATGAAAGAAAAGGACGAGTTGACGCAGCGGATAATGTTGAAAAGTTTGGAACAAAGACACCGTCTGTTCATCAACAAATTCGTTATTTATCAGGAGGAAATCAGCAGAAAGTACTCTTGGCAAGATGGCTGCTTACAGAACCAGATATATTGCTGCTTGATGAGCCTACTCGTGGTATTGATGTTGGCGCTAAATTTGAAATTTATACGATTATTACCGAGCTTGCGAAGCAAGGGAAAAGCATTATTATGATCTCCTCGGAAATGCCTGAGCTGCTTGGGATGTCTGACAGAATTATGGTTATGAGCGAAGGCAAATTGACAGGCATTGTGGAGGGCAAGTCAGTAACAGAGCAAGAAATTATGCGCCTAGCTGCGCAGCAACGTTCGGTCGTATCAGGGGGTAAACGTAATGAACACGCAATTACTGTTTAA
- a CDS encoding galactose ABC transporter substrate-binding protein, with translation MKKKWVLALLTGMMLTAAACSNDGGNTEGEKKESIQIGAAIYKFDDTFMTGVRNAMLESAKNGAKLDVVDSQNSQPTQNEKVDLFISKKYDALIINPVDRTAAGVIIDKAKEANMPVVFLNREPIAEDMEKWDKVYYVGARAEDSGTISGQLISDYWKANPSADKNGDGKLQYVMLTGEPGHQDAELRTKYSVEAIEDAGIEVEELAKDTAMWDRVKGQEKMQAFLASNGDKIEAVLSNNDDMALGAIEALKASGYFKGDKYIPVVGVDATAPAIQALKDGTMLGTVLNDAKNQGAASVAIATALSKGETPTKENIGFEITDDKYVWIAYKKITNANIADAE, from the coding sequence ATGAAAAAGAAATGGGTTCTTGCGTTACTGACAGGTATGATGTTGACGGCCGCAGCATGCAGCAACGATGGAGGAAATACAGAAGGAGAAAAAAAGGAAAGCATACAGATCGGAGCAGCTATTTACAAATTTGATGATACCTTTATGACGGGTGTGCGCAATGCAATGCTGGAGTCAGCGAAGAACGGAGCGAAATTAGATGTTGTGGACAGCCAAAACTCGCAACCAACGCAAAATGAGAAGGTGGATCTATTTATTTCGAAAAAATACGATGCGCTTATTATTAATCCAGTTGATCGTACAGCTGCAGGCGTCATTATCGATAAAGCGAAAGAAGCTAATATGCCAGTCGTATTCTTGAATCGCGAGCCGATTGCGGAGGATATGGAAAAATGGGATAAGGTGTACTACGTCGGTGCTAGAGCAGAGGATTCAGGAACGATTTCGGGGCAATTAATTAGTGATTATTGGAAAGCAAACCCAAGCGCGGATAAGAACGGTGACGGCAAGCTGCAATACGTGATGTTAACTGGTGAGCCAGGGCATCAAGACGCGGAGCTTCGTACAAAGTATTCTGTTGAGGCTATTGAGGACGCAGGCATAGAGGTTGAAGAGCTTGCTAAAGATACAGCGATGTGGGACCGAGTCAAAGGGCAAGAAAAAATGCAAGCATTTCTAGCATCAAATGGAGATAAAATCGAAGCAGTTCTTTCTAATAATGATGATATGGCGCTTGGCGCGATTGAAGCGTTGAAAGCATCGGGTTACTTCAAAGGTGATAAGTACATTCCGGTTGTTGGTGTAGATGCAACGGCTCCGGCTATTCAAGCCTTGAAGGACGGAACCATGCTGGGTACGGTGCTGAATGACGCGAAAAACCAAGGAGCAGCATCTGTTGCGATTGCTACAGCGCTTTCCAAAGGCGAGACGCCAACAAAAGAAAATATTGGTTTTGAAATCACAGATGATAAATATGTATGGATCGCTTACAAGAAAATCACAAATGCGAACATTGCAGACGCGGAATAA
- the bioD gene encoding dethiobiotin synthase, which translates to MNVYNYDLIRGLFVTGTDTAVGKTVITAAITAMLRAEGMNVGVWKPIQTGARIGCGLTDAERLIRSTGINERPEAVAPFTFEAPLTPMLAAKQAGVILTLKELITAGLPLTKDYEALLVEGAGGVAVPLTDDTLMVDFIAELRIPALIVARSSIGTINHTLLTASFLQHRGIPIVGVILNDGELTETDDDPSVATNAQLIEQYSGLKVLGRFPRLRTEETPQMLIHTLQEFIHFAPIREAFAVKSMGG; encoded by the coding sequence TTGAACGTTTATAACTATGATTTGATACGCGGATTATTTGTGACAGGAACAGATACAGCCGTCGGGAAGACGGTTATAACGGCAGCCATAACCGCTATGCTCCGTGCTGAAGGAATGAATGTGGGTGTCTGGAAGCCGATTCAAACCGGTGCTCGTATTGGCTGCGGACTAACCGATGCTGAGCGGCTGATAAGAAGCACGGGAATTAACGAACGGCCTGAGGCAGTCGCGCCATTTACATTCGAAGCTCCGCTTACGCCAATGCTCGCAGCTAAGCAGGCTGGTGTGATTCTTACACTGAAAGAGCTAATTACAGCTGGTTTACCGCTCACAAAAGATTATGAAGCACTGCTGGTCGAAGGGGCTGGTGGCGTCGCTGTGCCATTGACCGATGACACCCTCATGGTGGACTTCATAGCGGAGCTTCGGATTCCTGCTCTAATTGTAGCTCGTTCCAGTATTGGGACAATTAACCATACACTTCTGACCGCTTCTTTCCTTCAACATCGAGGGATTCCTATTGTTGGCGTCATCCTGAACGATGGGGAATTAACGGAAACAGATGACGATCCAAGTGTTGCTACGAATGCTCAACTAATTGAACAGTACAGCGGCCTTAAGGTTCTCGGACGGTTTCCTCGTTTGCGTACCGAAGAGACTCCACAGATGCTTATACATACCTTACAAGAATTCATACATTTCGCGCCTATTAGAGAGGCATTTGCAGTTAAATCTATGGGAGGATGA
- a CDS encoding helix-turn-helix domain-containing protein, with the protein MLLVDEESDIAKEMKKNVEHSEYFRILQDHYRTSMPVLQESFLASLLTRKLTSQQIEEKSMNYDIQLRGSQYVVALIALYPTEEAKEYSSSLLRQSRGVDCMIQAVLNRTREVWDINSLGKVFIYQESIALLAIDNGQHKEHWFSIMQAALSDVLEQIVQDLKLNVTIGVGSRVLDIADVHHSYQETLIALDYRLVMGSKKVIYFHNIEDDESEQLRFDELKGQALRNSLKMGTAEEISEAVDTIFDELFESKFALQDIQIYLFEVLTLILRTAKEADIDLDGLLGTSIQLHAEMYRLPGLREAKRWVFDICIEMMRKISSQRKHVYKDIVEEAIQYTKDHFMNPALSIQEVCSFLHISTGYFSRVFKKEVKLTYGQYVMHIRIEAVKQMLRLTELKASEIADRVGITDPKYLGFCFKKHVGISLTEYRSRITESLVKYE; encoded by the coding sequence ATGCTTCTTGTGGATGAAGAGTCAGACATAGCAAAAGAAATGAAGAAGAATGTAGAGCATTCTGAATACTTTCGAATTTTGCAAGATCATTATCGAACAAGTATGCCTGTGCTTCAGGAATCATTTCTAGCATCGCTGCTTACGAGAAAACTAACAAGCCAGCAAATTGAAGAAAAATCAATGAATTATGATATTCAGCTGCGCGGCTCTCAGTATGTTGTAGCGCTCATCGCTCTTTATCCTACGGAAGAAGCAAAAGAATACTCCTCTTCCTTGTTAAGACAGTCGCGTGGTGTGGATTGTATGATTCAAGCTGTTTTGAATAGAACGCGAGAAGTATGGGACATCAATTCGCTTGGGAAAGTGTTTATTTATCAAGAAAGCATTGCTTTGCTGGCCATCGATAATGGACAGCACAAGGAGCATTGGTTTTCGATTATGCAAGCAGCACTGTCGGATGTTCTTGAGCAGATTGTACAAGATCTGAAGCTGAATGTCACGATTGGTGTTGGCTCGCGTGTTTTAGATATTGCCGATGTACATCATTCTTACCAAGAAACGCTTATTGCACTAGACTATCGTCTTGTTATGGGGTCCAAGAAGGTTATCTATTTTCACAATATTGAAGATGATGAGAGTGAGCAACTTCGATTCGACGAACTGAAGGGGCAAGCTTTAAGGAACAGTTTGAAGATGGGGACGGCCGAAGAGATTTCTGAAGCAGTTGATACGATATTCGATGAACTGTTTGAAAGTAAATTTGCTTTGCAGGACATTCAAATCTATTTATTTGAAGTATTGACGTTAATATTGCGTACAGCGAAAGAGGCTGATATTGATCTTGACGGACTGTTAGGTACAAGTATTCAACTGCATGCAGAAATGTATAGATTGCCGGGTTTAAGGGAGGCAAAACGTTGGGTTTTTGATATATGCATTGAAATGATGAGGAAGATTTCCAGCCAGCGGAAGCATGTATATAAAGATATTGTCGAAGAAGCCATTCAGTATACGAAAGATCATTTTATGAATCCAGCTTTGTCCATTCAAGAGGTATGCTCATTCCTTCACATTAGTACAGGTTATTTCAGTCGTGTATTTAAAAAAGAAGTAAAACTAACCTATGGACAATATGTCATGCACATCCGGATAGAGGCTGTTAAGCAAATGCTGCGTCTTACAGAGCTTAAAGCTTCTGAGATTGCAGATCGCGTCGGGATAACCGATCCTAAATATTTGGGTTTTTGCTTTAAGAAGCATGTTGGGATTTCGCTAACGGAGTATCGGAGTAGAATTACAGAATCCCTAGTGAAATATGAGTGA